In Pseudomonadota bacterium, the sequence GGACAATCACTCCACAGATGGGACAACGGCTGTCCTCTCAGGTCTGGCCACGCAATATCCAGCCCTGAAACTTGTCATCCCCGCGAGGACCGATCTCGGCATCGGCGGATGCTGGAACGAAGCCATTTACAGTGAGGCTTGCGGGCGCTACGTGGTTCAGCTTGATTCTGATGACCTCTATGGCGGTACCGACACCCTCCGGAAAATCGTCGACATGCTCCGTGAGGGAAACTACGCAATGGTAATCGGTTCATACGCCATTGTCAATTTCAATCTTGAAGTTATTCCACCGGGGCTCATCGACCATTCCGAATGGACTTACGATAATGGTCACAATAATGCCTTGCGTATAAACGGTCTTGGCGCCCCGCGGGCATTCAGCACCAGCCTGATGCGCAAGACAGGATTTATGAATGTAAGCTATGGTGAGGATTATGCGGCGGCACTTCGGATCTCACGGGAATACCGGATCGGGAGAATTTATGAGAGTCTCTACCTTTGCAGGCGCTGGGAGGGAAATACCGATGCGGGGCTTTCTGTAGAAGAGACAAACCGTAACGACGCCTTTAAGGATAAGGTCCGGACTGATGAAATTCTCGCGAGGCAGGAGATGAAAGAAGGGTTCAAGGGGTCGAGGGTTCAAGGGGCCAAGTGAGATGCTTAAAATGATTAACTCGTAAAAAGCCCCGAAACCGTTACTCCGGTGAAGCTTGTCCTCGAATGGTCCTATCGGGGAACCTGAGTCCATAAATAGTTGATTTTACTGGACTCCCACTTTCGTGGGAGTGACGACTTTTGTACTTTTGTAAGAGGCCCATAATATAACAAATGGATTTCTAAAAGAAGAAACATTGGAGAATAAATCCCCTTGAACCCTTGGCCCCTTGAACCCTCGACCCCTGTATTCAAGATATATGCCGCCTTTGCCGGTGACAACAATTCGACAAACCTGTCCGGCCTCTGTCTCGAACTCCTGTCAGAACAGAAAAAAACATGGCTGCAACTCCGCGAAGGGTATGAATCGCTGAAGAACGTGAGGATACGGGAGATTCCATGTGATGGATTTTCTGTCCGCGTTCAGCACAATCCCGGAAGAATCAGGAGCACCATGGCCGATGTGGAGGGAAAAGCGATAAACGGGCGACCATGTTTCCTCTGCCTCAACAACCTTCCTGAAGGTCAGAAAGGAATTTTCTACCGGAATTTATACCTTATCCTGTGCAATCCGGCGCCTGTTTTTCCTTCTCATTTAACTATCTCCCGTTTAAACCATCATCCCCAGGCCATTGCTGAACATATCGATACCCTCCTTCGACTCGCAGGTGATTTTGGCGACCGCTGGACAATACTCTATAACGGACCGAAATGCGGCGCTTCCGCACCGGATCACCTTCATTTTCAGGTCATCCCATCCGGACAGATGCCGATCGAAAAGGAATGCCTGGAAGAAAAGAACCTTACCGTGATAACCGGGGTTGACGGTGTTTATATTTTGCGCGCAAGGGACCTTGGACGTGAGATTATCATAATTGAAGGAGATGATCCTGCTTATATTGCGAGCGTGTTTAAGGAGATCCTCGCGGCTATGAAAAAAGTCCTTCATACAGATGAGGAGCCAATGGTGAGTATCGCCGGTTTCTACAAAAAAGAAAGATGGCGTCTCCTTGTTTTCCCGCGTGCAAAACACCGTCCTGATGCCTTTTTCAAAAAAGATAACTACCGGGTTGTGGTCAGCCCTGCTGTTATCGAAATGGGCGGCGTCATTGTAACCCCTGTGGAAAGTGATTTTGAAAGGCTCGATGCGTCCGATGTGGAGGGCATCTACAGGGAGGTCTCCCTTAAAGCCGGCATTGTGGACAGTATCCTCGCAGTCGTGGCATAGACACTGAAGGTTTTTCCTGCCATAGCGCACTGTTCCGTTTTCGATTGGGGTCGGACCAAACCCTTGAAAATACTGGATTATGGAGTAGTAGGGATTATGGATTATCTTAATCCTTTAATCCATCAATCCTTAATCCACTTTTACGGCTTAAAGTGCTGTTTTTGGGGACAATTCGTGAATAGTACCAGGTTTTTCCCTTTCACCGACTATGTGTCCGAAGGTTTTTCTGCCACAGTGGCAGAAACTCTTGAAATCTCCGCAAAGTCAATACGTACGCTGCTTCGCACGATTTTAATTTTAATACTTTTTTCTGAGGAACCGGAACTCTCCGAAACGTTTTCGGAGATTCTTAAAATCGTTGGAAAGTCAATACTGACACTCTATAACGGGT encodes:
- a CDS encoding DUF4922 domain-containing protein, translating into MNPWPLEPSTPVFKIYAAFAGDNNSTNLSGLCLELLSEQKKTWLQLREGYESLKNVRIREIPCDGFSVRVQHNPGRIRSTMADVEGKAINGRPCFLCLNNLPEGQKGIFYRNLYLILCNPAPVFPSHLTISRLNHHPQAIAEHIDTLLRLAGDFGDRWTILYNGPKCGASAPDHLHFQVIPSGQMPIEKECLEEKNLTVITGVDGVYILRARDLGREIIIIEGDDPAYIASVFKEILAAMKKVLHTDEEPMVSIAGFYKKERWRLLVFPRAKHRPDAFFKKDNYRVVVSPAVIEMGGVIVTPVESDFERLDASDVEGIYREVSLKAGIVDSILAVVA
- a CDS encoding glycosyltransferase family 2 protein — its product is AGEGNSTDAGKRFAYVDPRNQSVQKEMELVFTDYLRKIVAYLPADGLRKADNESQPFSTEASIIIPVKNRKETISDAVKSAFSQETDFPFNVIVVDNHSTDGTTAVLSGLATQYPALKLVIPARTDLGIGGCWNEAIYSEACGRYVVQLDSDDLYGGTDTLRKIVDMLREGNYAMVIGSYAIVNFNLEVIPPGLIDHSEWTYDNGHNNALRINGLGAPRAFSTSLMRKTGFMNVSYGEDYAAALRISREYRIGRIYESLYLCRRWEGNTDAGLSVEETNRNDAFKDKVRTDEILARQEMKEGFKGSRVQGAK